Part of the bacterium genome is shown below.
GAGGCCGAGGCGCTCTATGAGTTTTCTCAAATCTCCTGAAAGCATATCCAGTGTGTAGGGACCCTTGGGGCTGGCGGAGCGGCCCTGGCCCCTCGGTTCGAGGGCGATGATGCGTTGGCCGGAGGGCAGGAGCGGGATGAGACGGTGCCAGATCCAGACGGTGTCGCCCAGCCCCGGCAGGAGAACAAGGGGCGGGCCTTCGCCGCGGATGTCCTCGTAGCAGAGAATGACCGGGTCGTCCGTTCCCGGAGGCGAGAGCTTGATGTGGTGGGCGATTCGGGGCGACTCGCCGGCCAGGCGGACCACGGGGTTCCTCCTACAGTGCGGCGAGCGCCTCGATGATCTCCCGGAGGCGGTCAGCGGAGGCTTCGAAATACTGTTTTCCTCTTTCCGGGTCCGCCACGGTCGCGTCGCCGCTCACGCCCTCGGGAGCGCGGTCACGGTTGTAGTCGGCCGGCCGGTAGAGCGGGCCGCGGTGGTGCATGTCCTGTACCATGAGCGGATGTTTGGGTTGCATCGGTTTTTTCACGGCGGCACCCATGTCCACCAAATCGGGCCGGAGGTGGAGCATCATCGCGGTCTCGAACTCTCCGGCATGGGCCATGCCGCCCACTTCGCTGGCGCGGATCTTCCCGGCGATCTCGCTTCCGAGATGAAAGTAGGTCACCATCCAGAGCTCCGCGCCTGTTTCCTGGCGAAGGGGCAGGGTGGCTGCCTGGAGGGAGGGGCCGTTTCCGCCGTGGCCGTTCACGAGGAGGATCTTCTTGTAGCCGTGCGCGGCGACCGAGCGGACAAGGTCCTGAATCACGGCGATATAGGTTTCCAGGGAAAAAGACAGCGTTCCGGGATAGTCCATGTGATGGAGGGCGAGGCCCGCCCACATGGTGGGAGCGATGAGGACGTTCTCCAGCCCCTCGGCCGCTTTCCGGCAGACGGCGGTGACCAGGCAGGTGTCCACCACGACGGGGTTGTGGGGCCCGTGCTGCTCGATGGAGGCGAAGGGCATCACCACCGCCGCCCCCGCGGCGGCCATCTCCTTGTGGCGGGGCCAGCTGAGTTCTTCCCAGAGCATGGCGAAATCCTATTGCCGGAAACGGGGACTTGATGAATGAGATATAAACCCAGCCTCGCAGGTTTTTCACTGCCGGGCAAGCCTGCGACGGGGGGTGTTTTCGGGCGAGGGGTAAAACCCCGGTTCTCCGGAAGCCCCTTGCCTCTACCCATACCTTCATGTTTTTATTGCGGCGCCGATGTTTTCGCGGCGAGAGGAAAAGGAGCACACTTTGGAACTGCACGCACGGAACGGGGTACGGCCTGATGACCACTGGATGGTGGAAGCCCTGCGGCTGGCCGAGCGGGCCTGGCAGGCGGGCGATGTGCCCGTGGGGGCGGTGCTGGTGCGCGATGGCGAGATCCTCGGGCGGGGCTTCAACCAGCGGGAGGCCTCCACCGATCCGACCGCCCACGCCGAGATCCTGGCGCTCCGCGAGGCGGCCGAGAAGGTAGACCTGTGGCGCCTCGATGGGACCACGATGTATGTCACCCTCGAACCCTGCCCGATGTGCGCGGGGGCGCTCGTGAACGCCCGCATCGGGCGGCTGGTCTACGGCGCGGCCGATCCCAAGGGGGGGGCCTGCGGCTCCCTTTTCGAAATCCACAACGACAGCCGACTGAATCACCGATTCCCCATCACGGGAGGGGTTCTCGCCGAGGAGTGCGCACAGCTTTTGCGCGGTTTTTTCGAGGAGCGAAGGCGAGAGGCGCGCGAGGCCAAGGTCCCCGGCCAGGTGAACGGCAGCGGCTTCCAGCCGTAATATCCTTTTCACGGAGAGGTGGCCGAGTCCGGTTTAAGGCGGCAGACTCGAAATCTGTTGTGCGGGCAACCGTACCGGGGGTTCGAATCCCTCCCTCTCCGCCAAGAATCATTTTTTGTTTTTGTCTCTTTAGCATCTCTACCTACCATCCCCGATTCATCCCGCACACGCGCGGCTTATTGGCTGCAGGCGTAGGGTCAAATAATTCGAACCCTCTTTTTCCTAATGGATACGGCATAACCCCTCCTCGCTCTTCTGCCTGTATACTGCCCTCTATCCCAAATATTCATCGTCAAAACGAGTGGAAAAGAGTGCGCAGGAGAGGCGGATGAGTTGGATCAAGTTGCTTGCCTACATCTCGGGGTCGGTCGATCAGGAACTGCTTCTGCGG
Proteins encoded:
- a CDS encoding creatininase family protein, giving the protein MLWEELSWPRHKEMAAAGAAVVMPFASIEQHGPHNPVVVDTCLVTAVCRKAAEGLENVLIAPTMWAGLALHHMDYPGTLSFSLETYIAVIQDLVRSVAAHGYKKILLVNGHGGNGPSLQAATLPLRQETGAELWMVTYFHLGSEIAGKIRASEVGGMAHAGEFETAMMLHLRPDLVDMGAAVKKPMQPKHPLMVQDMHHRGPLYRPADYNRDRAPEGVSGDATVADPERGKQYFEASADRLREIIEALAAL
- the tadA gene encoding tRNA adenosine(34) deaminase TadA, coding for MVEALRLAERAWQAGDVPVGAVLVRDGEILGRGFNQREASTDPTAHAEILALREAAEKVDLWRLDGTTMYVTLEPCPMCAGALVNARIGRLVYGAADPKGGACGSLFEIHNDSRLNHRFPITGGVLAEECAQLLRGFFEERRREAREAKVPGQVNGSGFQP